A genomic stretch from Enterobacter oligotrophicus includes:
- a CDS encoding L-ribulose-5-phosphate 4-epimerase, translating into MRKLKQQVFEANMDLPRYGLVTFTWGNVSAIDREQGLIVIKPSGVAYDTMKADDMVVVDLDGNVVEGKWRPSSDTATHLALYRRYPSLGGVVHTHSTHATAWAQAGLAIPALGTTHADYFFGNIPCTRALTQAEVEGEYELNTGNVIIETLGESEPLHTPGIVVYQHGPFAWGKDAHDAVHNAVVMEEVAKMAWIARDINPHLQDIDDYLMNKHFMRKHGPNAYYGQK; encoded by the coding sequence ATGCGTAAGCTCAAACAGCAGGTCTTTGAGGCCAATATGGATCTGCCGCGCTATGGCCTGGTGACCTTCACCTGGGGCAACGTGAGTGCTATCGATCGCGAGCAGGGGCTGATCGTGATTAAGCCAAGTGGTGTGGCCTATGACACTATGAAAGCTGACGATATGGTGGTGGTGGATCTCGATGGCAACGTCGTCGAAGGGAAGTGGCGTCCTTCTTCGGATACCGCGACTCACCTGGCGCTCTATCGGCGTTATCCTTCACTCGGCGGTGTTGTTCATACACACTCGACACATGCCACGGCCTGGGCGCAGGCCGGGCTGGCCATTCCGGCGCTCGGGACCACGCATGCGGACTACTTCTTCGGCAATATTCCCTGCACGCGGGCGTTAACGCAGGCTGAAGTTGAAGGCGAGTATGAACTCAATACCGGCAACGTGATTATTGAAACCCTGGGCGAGAGTGAGCCGCTGCATACACCGGGTATTGTGGTGTATCAACACGGTCCGTTTGCATGGGGAAAAGATGCTCACGATGCTGTGCATAACGCGGTGGTCATGGAGGAGGTGGCGAAAATGGCGTGGATTGCTCGCGACATTAATCCGCATCTTCAGGATATTGATGATTACCTGATGAACAAGCATTTCATGCGTAAGCATGGGCCAAATGCCTATTACGGGCAGAAGTGA
- the fklB gene encoding FKBP-type peptidyl-prolyl cis-trans isomerase has protein sequence MTTPTFDTIEAQASYGIGLQVGQQLSESGLEGLLPEALVAGIADALAGNHPAVPVDVVHRALREIHERADAVRRARFEEMAAEGVKYLEENREREGVNSTESGLQFRVINQGDGAIPARTDHVRVHYTGKLIDGTVFDSSVARGEPAEFPVNGVIAGWIEALTLMPVGSKWELTIPQNLAYGERGAGASIPPFSTLVFEVELLEIL, from the coding sequence ATGACCACCCCGACTTTTGACACTATCGAAGCGCAGGCAAGCTACGGCATCGGCTTGCAGGTAGGACAGCAGCTGAGCGAATCCGGCCTGGAAGGTCTGTTACCGGAAGCGCTGGTGGCGGGTATCGCTGACGCGCTGGCAGGCAATCATCCGGCCGTTCCGGTTGACGTTGTTCACCGTGCGCTGCGTGAAATTCACGAACGTGCTGACGCTGTGCGTCGCGCGCGCTTCGAAGAGATGGCGGCAGAAGGCGTGAAATATCTGGAAGAGAACCGTGAGCGTGAAGGCGTAAACAGCACCGAGTCTGGCCTGCAGTTCCGCGTGATCAACCAGGGCGACGGCGCTATCCCGGCGCGTACCGACCACGTTCGCGTGCACTACACCGGTAAACTGATCGACGGTACGGTGTTCGACAGCTCCGTGGCACGCGGCGAACCGGCTGAATTCCCGGTAAATGGCGTTATCGCTGGTTGGATCGAAGCGCTGACCCTGATGCCGGTAGGCTCTAAATGGGAACTGACTATCCCACAGAACCTGGCTTACGGCGAGCGCGGCGCTGGCGCGTCCATCCCGCCATTCAGCACCCTGGTGTTTGAAGTCGAACTGCTGGAAATTCTGTAA
- the cycA gene encoding D-serine/D-alanine/glycine transporter: MVDQVKVAAAEEASSEQSLRRNLTNRHIQLIAIGGAIGTGLFMGSGKTISLAGPSIIFVYMIIGFMLFFVMRAMGELLLSNLEYKSFSDFASDLLGPWAGYFTGWTYWFCWVVTGMADVVAITAYAQFWFPGLSDWVASLAVIILLLSLNLATVKMFGEMEFWFAMIKIVAIIALIVVGLVMVLTHFQSPTGVQASFAHLWNDGGWFPKGISGFFAGFQIAVFAFVGIELVGTTAAETKDPEKSLPRAINSIPVRIIMFYVFALIIIMSVTPWSSVVPSKSPFVELFVLVGLPAAASLINFVVLTSAASSANSGVFSTSRMLFGLAQEGVAPSAFAKLSKRAVPAKGLTFSCICLLGGVVMLYVNPSVIGAFTMITTVSAILFMFVWTIILCSYLVYRKQRPHLHEKSIYKMPLGKLMCWVCMAFFVFVLVLLTLEDDTRQALIVTPLWFIALGLGWLFIGKKRMAGMR, encoded by the coding sequence ATGGTAGATCAGGTCAAAGTCGCCGCCGCAGAAGAGGCGTCGTCTGAACAGTCGCTACGGCGCAATCTCACAAACCGTCACATTCAGCTTATTGCCATTGGGGGTGCCATCGGTACCGGGCTGTTTATGGGGTCAGGCAAAACCATCAGTCTTGCCGGGCCGTCAATCATCTTCGTTTATATGATCATCGGTTTTATGCTCTTTTTCGTGATGCGCGCAATGGGTGAATTGCTGCTCTCGAATCTCGAATACAAATCCTTCAGTGACTTTGCTTCCGACCTGCTCGGCCCCTGGGCGGGTTATTTCACCGGCTGGACCTACTGGTTCTGCTGGGTGGTTACCGGAATGGCCGATGTTGTCGCCATCACGGCCTATGCGCAGTTCTGGTTCCCCGGCCTATCGGACTGGGTGGCCTCGCTGGCGGTGATTATTCTGCTGCTGAGCCTGAACCTCGCCACCGTTAAAATGTTCGGTGAGATGGAGTTCTGGTTCGCGATGATCAAAATCGTCGCCATCATCGCGCTGATTGTCGTCGGGCTGGTAATGGTGCTGACGCACTTCCAGTCGCCAACCGGCGTGCAGGCGTCGTTTGCCCATCTGTGGAATGACGGCGGCTGGTTCCCGAAAGGCATCAGCGGCTTCTTTGCCGGTTTCCAGATTGCGGTATTTGCGTTTGTGGGTATTGAGCTGGTCGGCACCACGGCGGCGGAAACCAAAGATCCGGAGAAATCCCTGCCGCGCGCCATCAACTCTATTCCGGTGCGCATCATCATGTTTTACGTGTTCGCGCTGATCATCATCATGTCCGTGACGCCGTGGAGCTCGGTGGTGCCAAGCAAGAGCCCGTTCGTTGAGCTGTTCGTGCTGGTGGGGCTGCCTGCTGCCGCGAGCCTGATTAACTTCGTGGTGTTAACTTCTGCGGCCTCTTCCGCGAACAGCGGCGTGTTCTCCACCAGCCGTATGCTGTTTGGTCTGGCGCAGGAAGGCGTTGCCCCGAGTGCGTTTGCGAAACTCTCTAAACGCGCGGTACCGGCGAAAGGGCTGACCTTCTCCTGCATCTGTCTGCTGGGCGGTGTGGTGATGCTCTACGTCAACCCAAGCGTGATCGGTGCGTTCACCATGATCACCACGGTCTCTGCGATCCTGTTCATGTTCGTCTGGACCATCATTCTGTGTTCATACCTGGTATATCGCAAACAGCGCCCACACCTGCATGAAAAATCGATCTACAAGATGCCGCTGGGCAAGCTGATGTGCTGGGTGTGCATGGCGTTCTTCGTGTTCGTGCTGGTGCTGCTGACGCTGGAAGATGACACCCGTCAGGCGCTGATCGTCACGCCGCTGTGGTTCATCGCGCTGGGGCTGGGCTGGCTGTTTATCGGTAAGAAACGTATGGCGGGAATGCGTTAA
- a CDS encoding OapA family protein encodes MPGRFELKPTLAKIWHAPDNFRIMDPLPPLHRRGIIIGALLVIVGFLLPSGGDDVDTMPATRDAQLDIQSQTRPQPDSQPMQTQLVTPSGDPGQVAPVEPEPVQEEQPQEQAPAPQAQQPTGIEQQWRSYRVEPGKTLAQLFRDHNLPATDVYAMAQVEGAGKPLSNLQNGQMVQIRQNASGVVTGLTIDTGNGQQVLFTRQPDGSFIRAR; translated from the coding sequence ATGCCCGGCCGATTTGAACTGAAACCTACCCTGGCGAAAATCTGGCATGCGCCGGATAATTTTCGCATTATGGACCCGCTGCCTCCCCTGCACCGCAGAGGCATCATTATTGGCGCACTGCTGGTGATCGTTGGCTTCCTGCTTCCTTCAGGCGGCGATGATGTCGACACGATGCCAGCCACTCGCGATGCGCAGCTGGATATCCAGTCGCAAACACGGCCGCAGCCAGATTCACAGCCAATGCAGACTCAGCTGGTCACCCCTTCCGGCGATCCGGGCCAGGTCGCCCCCGTTGAACCTGAACCCGTTCAGGAAGAACAACCGCAGGAACAGGCCCCTGCGCCACAAGCTCAGCAACCCACGGGGATTGAACAACAATGGCGCTCTTACCGCGTCGAGCCGGGTAAAACCCTCGCGCAACTGTTCCGCGACCACAATCTCCCCGCGACGGATGTCTATGCTATGGCGCAGGTTGAAGGCGCAGGAAAACCGCTCAGTAATTTGCAGAACGGTCAGATGGTGCAGATCAGGCAGAACGCCAGCGGCGTGGTGACCGGGCTAACAATCGATACCGGAAACGGGCAGCAGGTACTGTTTACCCGCCAGCCGGACGGCAGTTTTATCAGAGCACGTTAA
- the rpsF gene encoding 30S ribosomal protein S6: protein MRHYEIVFMVHPDQSEQVPGMIERYSAAITGAEGKIHRLEDWGRRQLAYPINKLHKAHYVLMNVEAPQEVIDELETTFRFNDAVIRSMVMRTKNAVTEASPMVKAKDERRERRDDFANETADDSDAGDSEE from the coding sequence ATGCGTCATTACGAAATCGTTTTTATGGTCCATCCTGACCAGAGCGAACAGGTTCCGGGCATGATCGAGCGTTACTCTGCTGCCATCACTGGTGCAGAAGGCAAGATCCACCGTCTGGAAGACTGGGGCCGCCGTCAGCTGGCTTACCCGATCAACAAACTGCACAAAGCACACTACGTTCTGATGAACGTTGAAGCGCCGCAGGAAGTGATCGATGAGCTGGAAACTACCTTCCGCTTCAACGATGCCGTTATCCGCAGCATGGTTATGCGTACCAAAAACGCAGTTACCGAAGCATCTCCGATGGTTAAAGCGAAAGACGAGCGCCGTGAGCGTCGCGATGATTTCGCAAACGAAACCGCAGATGATTCTGATGCTGGGGATTCTGAAGAGTAA
- the rpsR gene encoding 30S ribosomal protein S18, giving the protein MARYFRRRKFCRFTAEGVQEIDYKDIATLKNYITESGKIVPSRITGTRAKYQRQLARAIKRARYLSLLPYTDRHQ; this is encoded by the coding sequence ATGGCACGTTATTTCCGTCGTCGCAAGTTCTGCCGTTTCACCGCGGAAGGCGTTCAAGAGATCGACTATAAAGATATCGCAACGCTGAAAAACTACATCACCGAAAGCGGTAAGATTGTCCCAAGCCGTATCACCGGTACTCGTGCAAAATATCAGCGTCAGCTGGCTCGCGCTATCAAACGCGCTCGCTACCTGTCTCTGCTGCCGTACACTGATCGTCATCAGTAA
- the yjfY gene encoding DUF1471 family protein YjfY: protein MKKIAIAIMAALLLSANAMAAIKIDGRQARNMDDVQSLGVIYINHNFATESEADQALNEETEAQGAKYYHVMLTREPGSNGNMHASADIYR from the coding sequence ATGAAAAAAATCGCAATTGCCATTATGGCTGCACTTTTGCTCAGCGCAAACGCAATGGCAGCCATTAAGATAGATGGCCGACAGGCCAGAAATATGGATGATGTGCAGAGCTTAGGCGTAATCTATATCAATCATAATTTCGCCACTGAAAGTGAAGCAGATCAGGCGCTTAATGAAGAGACCGAGGCTCAGGGTGCAAAATATTATCACGTGATGTTAACGCGTGAACCCGGCAGCAACGGCAATATGCATGCAAGCGCAGATATTTACCGATAA
- a CDS encoding AraC family transcriptional regulator, translating to MQGVPEQFIDERDSARFRHLAQLPGLELYHAHISEYAFEPHTHEAFGIGTIETGAERFRYRGTQHLAPEKSVVTMNPDEIHTGESATEGGWRYRMVYIEPDLLEEMTGLRHWWFSDVTRYDPQRSQQIGRLIYGLWHTDDPLAQKGLLLDLIETFQPLARHAPVKQEGAHRFERVREYLHDNYMHPLTLDELANVVSLSPYHFQRQFKAHFHVTPHQMLMAIRLWRAKAFLTHGMPAAEVAAATGLTDQSHLTRAFTHRYGITPVRYQKQVTPR from the coding sequence GTGCAAGGCGTACCGGAACAGTTCATTGATGAGAGAGACAGCGCACGCTTTCGCCATCTGGCGCAGTTGCCGGGCCTGGAACTCTATCACGCACATATCTCTGAATACGCCTTTGAGCCCCACACCCACGAAGCCTTCGGTATCGGCACTATTGAAACCGGTGCCGAACGCTTTCGCTATCGCGGAACACAGCACCTCGCCCCTGAAAAATCCGTCGTCACCATGAATCCGGACGAGATCCACACCGGTGAATCTGCGACCGAAGGCGGCTGGCGCTACCGGATGGTCTACATCGAACCCGACCTGCTGGAAGAGATGACCGGCCTGCGTCACTGGTGGTTCAGCGACGTCACTCGCTACGACCCGCAGCGTTCGCAGCAAATCGGCCGGCTGATTTACGGTCTGTGGCATACGGACGACCCGCTGGCGCAAAAAGGCTTACTGCTGGATCTCATTGAGACCTTCCAGCCGCTCGCCCGCCACGCGCCGGTGAAGCAAGAAGGCGCACATCGCTTTGAACGCGTGCGCGAGTATTTGCATGACAACTATATGCACCCTCTGACGCTGGACGAGCTGGCAAACGTCGTCTCGCTCAGCCCGTACCATTTCCAGCGCCAGTTCAAAGCCCATTTCCATGTGACGCCGCATCAGATGCTGATGGCGATCCGCCTGTGGCGCGCCAAAGCCTTCCTCACCCACGGTATGCCCGCCGCCGAAGTGGCTGCCGCCACCGGATTGACCGATCAGTCCCATCTCACCCGCGCATTCACGCACCGTTACGGCATTACGCCGGTACGTTACCAGAAACAGGTTACGCCGCGTTAA
- the rplI gene encoding 50S ribosomal protein L9, producing MQVILLDKVANLGSLGDQVNVKAGYARNFLVPQGKAVPATKKNVEFFEARRAELEAKLADVLAAANARAEAINALGTVTIASKAGDEGKLFGSIGTRDIADAVTAAGVKVAKSEVRMPNGVLRTTGEHEVDFQVHSEVFAKLVVNVVAE from the coding sequence ATGCAAGTTATTCTGCTTGATAAAGTAGCAAACCTGGGCAGCCTGGGTGATCAGGTAAACGTTAAAGCGGGCTACGCTCGTAACTTCCTGGTCCCACAGGGTAAAGCTGTTCCGGCTACCAAGAAAAACGTAGAGTTTTTCGAAGCACGTCGTGCTGAACTGGAAGCTAAACTGGCTGACGTTCTGGCGGCTGCTAATGCTCGCGCTGAAGCAATCAACGCACTGGGCACCGTTACCATCGCGTCTAAAGCTGGCGACGAAGGTAAACTGTTCGGTTCCATCGGTACCCGCGATATCGCTGATGCAGTTACTGCAGCAGGCGTTAAAGTGGCTAAGAGCGAAGTTCGTATGCCGAACGGCGTTCTGCGTACCACTGGTGAGCACGAAGTTGACTTCCAGGTTCACAGCGAAGTGTTCGCTAAACTGGTTGTTAACGTAGTAGCTGAGTAA
- the priB gene encoding primosomal replication protein N, with translation MTNRLALSGIVCRAPLRKVSPSGIPHCQFVLEHRSVQEEAGFHRQAWCQMPVIISGHENQAITHSITVGSAVMVQGFISCHKAKNGLSKMVLHAEQIDLIDSGD, from the coding sequence ATGACCAACCGTCTGGCGTTGTCCGGCATTGTATGCAGGGCTCCCCTTCGAAAGGTCAGTCCATCAGGAATTCCGCATTGCCAGTTCGTGCTTGAGCATCGTTCTGTGCAAGAGGAAGCCGGGTTTCACCGGCAGGCGTGGTGCCAAATGCCCGTGATTATTAGCGGACACGAAAACCAGGCCATTACTCACAGTATAACGGTCGGTAGTGCAGTCATGGTTCAGGGGTTCATCTCTTGCCACAAAGCAAAGAATGGCCTGAGCAAAATGGTTCTGCATGCCGAGCAGATTGATTTGATAGATTCTGGAGACTAG
- a CDS encoding methyl-accepting chemotaxis protein: MFKRIKVITLLVSVLLVLGVMQMISAGIFINALNNDKDNFTVSQVSSQNVAEFTDAWISLNQARVTLNRGMLRLQSSMASQINGGQLNELVNTAKNLLADAQVHYDKYYALPETPGLDEKLSDQLEEQYRLYSATLTQMNVLLSQGNLEDMFKQNAEQKQTAMQKVYREWREAQAALTNKGIQDNESDYKRILWVLSAVMLLVVAVIISSWIAMRRVLLLPLQDVISHIRAIAAGDLTQPIQAEGNNEMAILARNVQEMQTSLANTVGVVREGADTIYTGAGEISAGSNDLSSRTEQQAASLEETAASMEQLTATVKQNADNARQASRLALDASSTAKKGGNVVEGVVRTMDEIATSSSKIAQITNVIDGIAFQTNILALNAAVEAARAGEQGRGFAVVAGEVRTLAQRSAQAAKEIKALIDDSGERVSAGSQLVNEAGETMAEIVNAVTRVTDIMGEIASASDEQSRGIDQVGQAVAEMDRVTQQNASLVEESAAAAAALEDQAARLNEAVAVFKITRNQAVKAAPVKTYVPKAQPVAAASEGNWETF, encoded by the coding sequence ATGTTTAAACGTATAAAAGTCATTACTCTCCTGGTCTCAGTGCTGCTTGTGCTCGGCGTCATGCAAATGATTTCCGCAGGCATATTCATTAATGCACTCAATAACGACAAAGATAACTTCACCGTTTCTCAGGTTTCCAGCCAAAACGTGGCGGAGTTTACCGACGCCTGGATCAGCCTGAACCAGGCACGCGTGACCCTGAACCGTGGCATGTTGCGCCTGCAAAGCAGCATGGCCTCTCAGATTAACGGCGGACAACTGAATGAGCTGGTCAACACCGCGAAAAACCTGCTGGCAGACGCACAGGTTCATTACGATAAATACTATGCGCTGCCGGAAACGCCGGGTCTGGATGAGAAGCTGTCGGACCAGTTAGAAGAACAATACCGCCTTTACTCTGCAACGCTGACGCAAATGAACGTTCTGCTGAGCCAGGGCAACCTGGAGGATATGTTCAAACAGAACGCCGAACAGAAACAGACGGCGATGCAAAAGGTCTATCGCGAATGGCGCGAAGCACAGGCCGCGCTCACGAATAAAGGCATTCAGGATAATGAAAGCGACTATAAGCGCATCCTGTGGGTCCTTTCGGCGGTGATGCTTCTGGTGGTTGCGGTGATTATCTCCAGCTGGATCGCGATGCGCCGCGTGCTGCTGCTGCCTCTGCAGGATGTTATCAGCCATATCCGCGCCATTGCGGCAGGCGATTTAACCCAGCCGATTCAGGCAGAGGGAAATAATGAAATGGCGATCCTGGCGCGCAACGTTCAGGAGATGCAAACCTCGCTGGCGAATACGGTGGGCGTGGTACGTGAAGGTGCCGATACCATTTACACCGGTGCAGGCGAGATTTCTGCGGGCAGCAACGATCTCTCTTCCCGCACCGAACAGCAGGCCGCCTCTCTGGAAGAGACCGCAGCCAGCATGGAACAGCTGACTGCAACCGTGAAGCAAAATGCCGATAATGCGCGTCAGGCTTCACGTCTGGCGCTTGACGCCTCCTCAACGGCGAAGAAGGGCGGTAACGTGGTGGAAGGCGTGGTGCGCACCATGGACGAAATCGCCACCAGTTCCAGTAAAATCGCGCAAATTACTAACGTGATCGACGGTATTGCCTTCCAGACCAACATCCTGGCGCTGAACGCGGCGGTGGAAGCGGCGCGTGCAGGTGAACAAGGTCGCGGCTTTGCGGTGGTGGCGGGTGAAGTGCGTACCCTGGCCCAGCGTAGTGCTCAGGCGGCGAAAGAGATCAAAGCGCTGATCGATGATTCCGGCGAGCGCGTCAGCGCGGGTTCTCAGCTTGTGAACGAAGCAGGTGAGACGATGGCGGAAATCGTCAATGCGGTCACGCGCGTGACCGATATTATGGGCGAAATTGCATCTGCCTCTGACGAGCAGAGCCGCGGTATTGATCAGGTAGGCCAGGCGGTGGCAGAGATGGATCGCGTGACCCAGCAGAACGCCTCGCTGGTGGAGGAATCTGCGGCGGCAGCGGCAGCGCTGGAAGATCAGGCTGCACGCCTGAACGAAGCGGTGGCGGTGTTCAAAATAACGCGTAATCAGGCGGTCAAAGCGGCACCGGTGAAAACCTATGTGCCAAAAGCGCAGCCCGTAGCGGCGGCGTCAGAAGGGAACTGGGAAACGTTTTAA
- the ytfE gene encoding iron-sulfur cluster repair protein YtfE encodes MAFRDQPLGELALSIPRASALFRKYDMDYCCGGKQTLARAASRKELDVEVIEAELAQLAEQPIEKDWRTAPLAEIIDHIIVRYHDRHREQLPELILQATKVERVHADKPSVPRGLAKYLTMLHEELSSHMMKEEQILFPMIKQGMGSQAMGPISVMESEHDDAGELLEVIKHTTNNVTPPPEACTTWKAMYNGINEMIDDLMEHISLENNVLFPRALAGE; translated from the coding sequence ATGGCCTTCCGCGACCAACCCCTCGGCGAGCTGGCGCTCTCCATCCCTCGCGCTTCTGCGTTGTTCCGTAAATACGATATGGATTACTGCTGTGGCGGCAAACAAACCCTGGCGCGCGCTGCCTCGCGCAAGGAGCTGGATGTCGAAGTGATCGAAGCAGAGCTGGCACAGCTGGCCGAGCAGCCCATTGAGAAGGACTGGCGCACCGCGCCGCTTGCAGAAATCATCGACCATATCATTGTGCGTTACCACGATCGCCACCGTGAACAACTGCCGGAGCTGATCCTGCAGGCAACCAAAGTTGAGCGTGTTCACGCCGACAAACCTTCCGTACCGCGCGGTCTGGCGAAATACCTGACCATGCTGCATGAAGAGCTTTCCAGCCACATGATGAAAGAAGAGCAGATCCTCTTCCCGATGATCAAACAGGGAATGGGCAGCCAGGCGATGGGCCCGATTAGCGTGATGGAAAGCGAGCATGACGATGCAGGTGAACTGCTGGAAGTGATCAAACACACCACCAACAATGTCACACCGCCGCCAGAAGCGTGCACCACATGGAAAGCCATGTACAACGGCATTAACGAGATGATCGACGACCTGATGGAACACATCAGTCTTGAGAATAACGTACTGTTCCCGCGTGCATTAGCCGGGGAATAA
- a CDS encoding DMT family transporter — MISGVLYALLAGLMWGLIFVGPLIVPEYPAILQSTGRYLALGLIALPLAWLGCTRLRQLSRQDWVTALALTMMGNLIYYVCLASAIQRTGAPVSTMIIGTLPVVIPVFANLLYSHRDGKLAWSKMAPALVCIAVGLVCVNIAELRHGLDDFSLWRYGSGILLAFISVVCWAWYALRNARWLRENPDKHPMMWATAQALVTLPVSLVGYAGATIWLGQQQPEFALPFGPRPWVFVGLMVAIAVLCSWVGALCWNIASQKLPTVILGPLIVFETLAGLLYTFLMRQSVPPLLTACGIFLLVVGVVIAVRAKPEKPRVVPASEV; from the coding sequence ATGATTAGCGGTGTGTTGTATGCCCTGCTTGCAGGTTTGATGTGGGGGCTGATTTTTGTCGGCCCGTTGATAGTGCCGGAGTACCCGGCAATACTGCAGTCCACCGGACGTTACCTGGCGCTGGGGCTGATTGCCCTGCCGCTGGCGTGGCTGGGGTGCACGCGCCTGCGTCAGCTTAGCCGCCAGGACTGGGTAACCGCGCTGGCGTTGACCATGATGGGCAACCTTATCTATTACGTCTGCCTCGCGAGTGCCATTCAGCGCACGGGCGCGCCGGTGTCGACCATGATTATCGGTACACTGCCGGTGGTGATCCCTGTCTTCGCGAACCTGCTTTACAGCCACCGTGACGGCAAGCTGGCGTGGTCAAAAATGGCTCCTGCACTGGTGTGCATCGCCGTAGGGCTGGTGTGTGTGAACATTGCCGAGCTGCGCCACGGGCTGGATGATTTCAGCTTATGGCGTTACGGTTCCGGCATCTTGCTGGCGTTTATTTCCGTGGTGTGCTGGGCATGGTATGCCCTGCGCAACGCGCGCTGGCTGCGGGAGAACCCGGATAAACATCCGATGATGTGGGCGACGGCGCAGGCGCTGGTGACGCTGCCGGTTTCTCTTGTGGGTTACGCAGGAGCAACTATCTGGTTAGGCCAGCAGCAACCGGAGTTCGCGTTACCCTTTGGGCCGCGCCCGTGGGTGTTTGTTGGTTTGATGGTGGCCATTGCGGTGCTGTGCTCGTGGGTGGGCGCGCTGTGCTGGAATATTGCCAGCCAGAAACTGCCGACGGTGATCCTGGGGCCGTTGATTGTCTTTGAGACGCTGGCCGGGCTGCTTTATACCTTCCTGATGCGCCAGAGCGTGCCGCCGCTGTTAACGGCCTGTGGGATCTTTCTTCTGGTGGTTGGTGTGGTGATTGCGGTGAGAGCGAAGCCGGAAAAACCGAGGGTCGTTCCGGCGTCGGAGGTGTGA
- a CDS encoding DMT family transporter — protein sequence MDTALPTPVFARRNVAYACATLCCLLWGSSYPAIKSGYELFQIATDDIPSKVVFAGYRFLFAGMLLLLFALAQRKPIARLTATQFGQLTILGLTQTAIQYTFFYIGLAYTTGVNGSIMNATGTFFSVLLAHFIYHNDKLSYNKTLGCILGFAGVMLVNFHSGLSEFHFVWNGDGFVVLAAFILSAATLYGKRISQTVDPMVMTGWQLAIGGLVLVVGGYVTGGTLEVHSITAVAVLGYLTLLSSVAFALWSVLLKVNRVSMIAPFNFVVPVAGTVLSAIFLGENILDIKYAIALVLVCSGIWWVNKRSA from the coding sequence ATGGATACCGCTCTGCCCACGCCTGTCTTTGCCCGTCGAAATGTGGCCTATGCCTGCGCCACGCTCTGCTGTCTGCTTTGGGGTAGCTCCTACCCGGCCATTAAAAGCGGCTATGAACTCTTCCAGATTGCGACCGATGATATCCCGTCGAAAGTGGTATTTGCCGGATATCGATTCCTGTTTGCCGGTATGTTACTGCTGCTTTTTGCACTGGCGCAGCGTAAGCCTATCGCCAGGCTGACGGCCACACAATTCGGACAACTCACCATCCTGGGTCTGACCCAGACGGCCATTCAGTACACTTTCTTTTATATCGGGCTGGCCTATACGACCGGCGTTAACGGTTCGATCATGAATGCCACTGGCACGTTCTTCAGCGTGCTGCTGGCGCACTTTATCTACCACAACGACAAGCTCAGCTATAACAAAACGCTCGGCTGTATTCTGGGGTTTGCCGGGGTGATGCTGGTGAATTTCCACAGCGGCTTGAGCGAGTTCCACTTCGTCTGGAACGGTGATGGATTCGTGGTGCTGGCGGCCTTCATTCTCTCAGCCGCCACGCTTTATGGGAAACGCATCTCGCAGACGGTCGACCCAATGGTGATGACCGGCTGGCAGCTGGCTATCGGCGGGCTTGTGCTGGTTGTTGGCGGGTACGTAACTGGCGGAACGCTGGAGGTGCACAGCATTACCGCGGTCGCGGTGCTGGGCTATCTGACGTTGCTGTCATCCGTGGCGTTTGCGCTATGGAGCGTGCTGCTTAAGGTGAACCGCGTCAGCATGATAGCCCCGTTCAACTTCGTTGTGCCCGTGGCGGGGACGGTGCTTTCCGCCATTTTCCTTGGCGAAAATATTCTGGATATCAAATACGCGATTGCGCTGGTGCTGGTCTGCTCGGGTATCTGGTGGGTGAATAAGCGGAGTGCCTGA